The following DNA comes from Streptomyces globosus.
CACAACGATCTTCGCCGACCGTGTGACGGCCACGGTGGCTTGTTCCTTTTCCAGCGTCTGCACGACCCCGCCCGGGATGTTGAGCGCCGGTTCCAGGTCCTGGGGCTTGCCGATGACCTTGAACTCGTAGGGTTGTGCGATCTTCCTACCGTCGATGGCGATCCCCCCGCCCTCGTCCGAGAAGTACGAGCCCGCGACGACCCGCACCCCGTTGATCTGGATCGCCTCGGCGCCGGCGGCCCGCAGCTCCTGAAGGGTGTCCAGCAGCTGGTCGGACTGCACCTGGCCCTTCGGGTCGGTGATCCGCAGGGTGATCCCGGGGCCCTGTGCCGCCACCGTACCGGCCAGGATGCCCAGTTGGCGCTCCTTCTCCACCGTCTGCCGACGCGCCTCCTCGGCCTGGTTGGAGCTGTTCTCGAGCTCGCGCCGCTGGTCCTCCAGCTGCTGCTTCTCGTCCTCCAGGCGCTGGGTCCGCCCGTCGAGCTCGTCGAGGATCCGGACGAGGTCCTCCTGCCGGGCGCCGCGCAGGGCACCGGAGTCGCTGTTGGAGCGCACCTGGATGGCCAGTCCGAGGCCGAGGACGAACAGCAGCAGGGCGACGATCAGTTGGGCCCGGCTGAACCGCGGCGGCCACAGCCCGGCCGCGAGCCGCTGCCGGCCCGTTCCGTCGCCGCTGCCGGACCGCGCGGCCGCGGCCGGCTGCGCGGGGGCCTCGGGCTGCCCGGGCGCGTTCGGGGGGACGGCGGAGGTGTCACGGGGCTGCGGGGCCGGCCCGGCCTGCTTCGGCGGCAGGGGGGCCTTCGGCTCTTCGGGAGGGGTGTCGCCGGTGCTCATCGGCCTCACGCCCGGAACACGTGGCGGCGGATGGCCGCGGCGTTGGAGAAGATGCGGATGCCGAGGACGACGACCACGCCCGTGGACAGCTGCGAGCCGACGCCCAGCTTGTCGCCGAGGAAGACGATGAGCGCGGCGACGACCACGTTCGACAGGAACGACACGACGAAGACCTTGTCGTCGAAGATGCCGTCCAGCATCGCGCGGAGGCCGCCGAACACCGCGTCGAGCGCCGCGACGACGGCGATCGGCAGATAAGGCTCGACGACGGCCGGCACTTCGGGCCGGACCAGCAGTCCGACCACCACTCCGGCCAGCAGGCCCAGTACCGCGATCACGATGCACCCTTCTTCGGCTCTTCTGCTGCTGTGGCTGTCCGTACGGTCAGGCTGGACGCGGCGGGCAGCCGTACCTCGTCCGCGGGGGACAGCGTGTACCGGATGCCGTAGCTCTCCTGGAGCACGCGCAGGTACTGGCCGTCCACGGAGTCCTGGAACGCGGCCGGGAGCCGCTTCTTGTCGCCCACCGCCAGCACCTCGTACGGCGGGACCAGCGGCCGGTTGTCGACCAGTATCGCGTCGCCGGCCGCGCGGATCGCCGACAGGGCGGTCAGCCGCTGCCCGTTGATGGAGACGGCTTCGGCTCCGGCCTGCCACAGGCCGTTCACGATCCGCTGCATGTCGCGGTCCCGCAGTCGGCCGGTGTCGGAGAACCCGCTGTTCTCGCGCGGCTTGCCGCCGGCCGCGGAGGAGGACCCCTTGGCGTCGTCGACGGTGAGCTTGAGTCCGGGTCCGTGGACTTCGGTGGCGCCGGAGAGCAGCGCCGTCCGCTGGCCCTGGTCGCCGCCGTGCTGCTTGAGCGCCTCGCGCTGCCGTCCCGCGACGTCGCCCCGCAGCCGCTCGATGTCGCGTTCCAGGCCGTCGGCCCGGTCGTCGGCGCGGTGGACGCGGTCGATGAGCTCCTGGCGCTCCTTGGCGAGGACGGGCGCGGACATCTGGGTGCGGGCCGCGCCGAGCGTGATGACGGCGGCGGTGAGCACGATGCCGGTGGCGAGCACCAGCTTGGCCTTGACGCTGCGGGGCAGGCCGGCGGTGCCATCCGCCCGGCGCCGGGCCGCCGCCTCCGCGTAGCCCTCGTCGAGGCTGTGGTCCATCACGTGCGTCAGCAGCGACATGGACGCGTCCGGGCGCGCGGGCGGTACCGGCGCCGGTCCGCGGTGGGGAGGCGGCTGCGACATGCCGCTCATCGTCGCACGTCGGCGCCGCCGGTACCGAATGTGCCCGACGGGTGGACGCGCGGCCGGGCCCGCCGCGGCGGCGGTGCCGCTGCGGCGGGCCTGGCCGGTGGTCCGGTCCGGAGGGTCCTGTCAGCGTCCGGCGCCGTCGACCACGTCCGCCCATTCGTCGAGCAGGGCCTGGGCGGAGGCGTCGTCGGGGCCTTCCGCCCACAGGTGCGTGACGGCTTCGGCCGGGTCGGGCAGGACGAGCGCCCACCGGCCGTCGGCCTCGACGACCCGCACGCCGTCGGTGGTGTCCACCTGGCGGTCTCCGGCCGCCTCGACGACGCGCCGCATGACGAGCCCCTTGACGGCCCAGGGGGTCGGCACGTCGCGCTTGAGGACGTGGGCTCGCGGTATCCGCGCGTCGATCTGGCTCAGGGTGAGCTGCGTCCGTGCGACCAGTCCGATGAGCTGCACGAACGCGGCCGATCCGTCGAAGACGCTGCTGAACTCCGGGACGATGTACCCGCCGCGGCCGTCCCCGCCGAAGATCGT
Coding sequences within:
- a CDS encoding DUF881 domain-containing protein, producing the protein MSTGDTPPEEPKAPLPPKQAGPAPQPRDTSAVPPNAPGQPEAPAQPAAAARSGSGDGTGRQRLAAGLWPPRFSRAQLIVALLLFVLGLGLAIQVRSNSDSGALRGARQEDLVRILDELDGRTQRLEDEKQQLEDQRRELENSSNQAEEARRQTVEKERQLGILAGTVAAQGPGITLRITDPKGQVQSDQLLDTLQELRAAGAEAIQINGVRVVAGSYFSDEGGGIAIDGRKIAQPYEFKVIGKPQDLEPALNIPGGVVQTLEKEQATVAVTRSAKIVVDALRAAKQPDYARSSSS
- a CDS encoding DUF881 domain-containing protein, whose protein sequence is MSGMSQPPPHRGPAPVPPARPDASMSLLTHVMDHSLDEGYAEAAARRRADGTAGLPRSVKAKLVLATGIVLTAAVITLGAARTQMSAPVLAKERQELIDRVHRADDRADGLERDIERLRGDVAGRQREALKQHGGDQGQRTALLSGATEVHGPGLKLTVDDAKGSSSAAGGKPRENSGFSDTGRLRDRDMQRIVNGLWQAGAEAVSINGQRLTALSAIRAAGDAILVDNRPLVPPYEVLAVGDKKRLPAAFQDSVDGQYLRVLQESYGIRYTLSPADEVRLPAASSLTVRTATAAEEPKKGAS
- a CDS encoding small basic family protein, which encodes MIAVLGLLAGVVVGLLVRPEVPAVVEPYLPIAVVAALDAVFGGLRAMLDGIFDDKVFVVSFLSNVVVAALIVFLGDKLGVGSQLSTGVVVVLGIRIFSNAAAIRRHVFRA